In Piliocolobus tephrosceles isolate RC106 chromosome 6, ASM277652v3, whole genome shotgun sequence, the following are encoded in one genomic region:
- the RPS27L gene encoding 40S ribosomal protein S27-like isoform X2, with protein MPLARDLLHPSLEEEKKKHKKKRLVQSPNSYFMDVKCPGCYKITTVFSHAQTVVLCVGCSTVLCQPTGGKARLTEGCSFRRKQH; from the exons ATGCCT TTGGCTAGAGATTTACTACATCCGTCcttggaagaggaaaagaaaaaacataaaaagaaacgCCTGGTACAAAGTCCAAATTCTTACTTTATGGATGTAAAATGCCCAG gttgCTACAAGATCACCACGGTTTTCAGCCATGCTCAGACAGTGGTTCTTTGTGTAGGTTGTTCAACAGTGTTGTGCCAGCCCACAGGAGGAAAGGCCAGACTTACAGAAG GGTGTTCATTTAGAAGAAAGCAACACTAA
- the RPS27L gene encoding 40S ribosomal protein S27-like isoform X1, producing MPLARDLLHPSLEEEKKKHKKKRLVQSPNSYFMDVKCPGCYKITTVFSHAQTVVLCVGCSTVLCQPTGGKARLTEGISFGILQPSDEIYEYKCLYLH from the exons ATGCCT TTGGCTAGAGATTTACTACATCCGTCcttggaagaggaaaagaaaaaacataaaaagaaacgCCTGGTACAAAGTCCAAATTCTTACTTTATGGATGTAAAATGCCCAG gttgCTACAAGATCACCACGGTTTTCAGCCATGCTCAGACAGTGGTTCTTTGTGTAGGTTGTTCAACAGTGTTGTGCCAGCCCACAGGAGGAAAGGCCAGACTTACAGAAGGTATATCATTTGGCATTCTCCAACCCAGTGATGAGATTTATGAGTATAAATGTCTCTATCTTCActga